The Spinacia oleracea cultivar Varoflay chromosome 2, BTI_SOV_V1, whole genome shotgun sequence DNA segment TTTCTCATCACTCATTTGTTAGATCACAAATTGATCAATCGATACTTTGTACCACATAGTTATGAAATTCGATCACATCTAACAACCACACTGACTGTGTTAATGCCCACATTACTAGTCATTGCTCTAATCATCCCTAAAAGATTATGCAAGTTGACTTTTCACAGTCTTTTAAGCACAACTTAAAGTataaatatctctaattttatATGTgtgaaattataaaaagttgatatttcaaaaatatatattgaaatgAATGGAATCTCAGAAGATTTGacatgactatattatttcttatagGTTAGTAAGAATTCATGTTCAAGTATACAAAGTTTGAACCAAAAATTACAATGGAGCAATCTTTTAAGGAAGGAAGGAgtataatataatttttttttggtaataccTTACTCTCTTCGTTCTTTTATTATTGTCCCCTTAAATAACCTTTCCAGTTCCTTTTTAATTGTGGCAtttgtaataatttttttttttacgatacattagaaaataaattgataattaataatggtgcaatattgaaggaatgAAAGAAGTCTAATTTTTTCTGAcaatatattactccctccctTTCTTTCAATTGTTGCTTTGACTAACTTCTTCGTCCTTTTTAATTGCCGCTTTAGGATTATGGACATAACTTTCGCTTTGATAACTTAAGCTATTACACTAAAGTATTAGGGTGATTATTGTAAAAAGGGGGGAACCATTAAAAAAAatgcttaattaataaaatgaaaaatgtaATTTCCAAGACAATTTCAACGATGATAGTGTTTTTGAATTACTATTCTTAATATAGGATATAAGATAAATAAACATCCAACTTGCTCCCTCTAAATTACCGTGCGAAAGGTAAAATGACAATTATTTAAGAATGAAGGGAGTGGTAATACAATTGATGCCACTCTTCCAAGCGATTGGCCGTagctagggatgtcaatggatCGGATTCGGAATAGGTGGAGCTTCATCCGCATCCATCCGTTTATCAATATGCTCCACCCGCATCCATCCGTCCTCGCCCGTTTAACCCATCACCCGCATCCACTCATCCATCATCTGCGGATAAAACGGGTGGGTGTGAATCAGGTGACTAACGGATGcattttttatattaaataaaataaaattacatcaactcTAATATATAACCATTTTCATCTatacaaatttattttatatgaagaaataataaaaactacaataaatgcttgaaaaaaaaTAACTTGCAACaggaattttaatttttttacttgaatatttaatattttattaaaattttggatGAAAAATACATTAAACAGATTGATCGATGCTTAATGGATGAAGCGAGCGTCATCCGTATCCGACCTGATCCGTCACCCCTATCTCATCCGTTTACTTCGGTTATCCATTCATTTAATAATTACTAATGGATCGAATACATAGATATACATTTAATATTGTCCTCCCTAATAAGCCCATGCAAGTTTCCAACTAAAACTTTTCAAGCCAAGCCTTAACCCTAGCTCCTTACATCATAATACGAGTAATAAACACCTGCAACTCTGCAAGAAGTAACTCACTTTGGGAAACAACAATTGGCATTTTAATTGGAGATATGTaaccttacttatatttatatTCCGTTGTTAtttaaaaagaaatgaaatcTGCAGGAAATAGTCAATCATCACATTTATATTATTCGAATTTGTAACCTTACTTCTTCTTTTTTAATGTCATtggaatttcattttagttGGTGCATGAATCGAAGATTGGGGTTTGTGAGTCTTACGTGCTTCACTACTTTGCTtttacaatatttatatttattgaaTGGTTGGTGTTGTTCTGCGTGCTTTGGGCCAAAAATTGAGCTGATTTTTAATTTAACTTTTACCgcattattaaaaatattagaTAAAAAAGTTAATTTGATTCAGATTTTGGATTAAATACTCACCAAATTTTAATTCGGATCTAAATTAAATTGGATCAGTTCATATTGGATTAAATATTTCAAAACCGATTTTTTTGTTACCTGAGATTTGCAACTTAATTTAAGAAAATCAAGATTGTCAATATCTTTGAATTTTACGTCTTCAATTATTAAAACTATGTCATACACATTTGTATTCGCATATAGAATTATATCACATATATGTCACTCTTGATGGAACGCAAACTTAAAACATGATTTGCAGAATGAAATATGCCCCTTTCTTTGCACCTAATgtttgatattttttattttatttttaataaaaatttccttttttatttgtacttttatTTCATTCTTTAAATATTTTTGTTATAGTCCCCCACCCCCCATATTAGTAGTTTTAATTTTCTATTCTTCTTGCTTGATTGGTGCATGATTGAAGATATAAATTAATAAGTTGCCTTTTAAGCGGGTATGATGTGGCATAGCTGAGAGTGGAGTATTAGGAATTTGCTTAACTCTCATTTCTCACCACTCTACTTTAattatatactacctccgtttcagaaagttctttacgctttggaaaatgtgtccaaagtataaaaactttgaccgtaaattctcaccactatatacatcaaaaagttacatgtaagatcttgttaaattggtCTCggaatgtattttcagaatatcaaatttttataattttttcccatacaaaattggatatattagtagttaaatattgcattggagtccgtgcaaatagtaactgtaaagatctttttgaaacggaggtagtatacttcatccgttccggaaatatcgcaccatggttgacttttactcatttaaccattactttgacttttaatatctcaaattgtgtgcaattaaaaattataaaaaattaatatgtagaaaatatatatcgatatgaATCTAACATAACCCCACATGACAAAAATTTcattacgtacgaatcacaaaaaatgatcAAAGTCGTAACGTGAATAGAGTAAAAAAGAAATGGTGCCATATTttcagaacggaggaagtatatttaaTCGACATTTACCCCACTTCTTTCATTGTTTAAGTGCAATATAATTTATGTCGTATCTTTCAAGTTGTTGTGCGCATTCATTAAGTGCAAGTGCTCAACTATAACTTTTTTACTCCCTCTCCgcaatgaatttttttttcttggtgCATTCAATAAGCCCAAGTGCCTAACTAAAACTCTGAAAGAAATATATACTCACTCCAATGGTCGTTCCCCAACAAGAAATATATACTCACTCCCAATGGTCGTTCCCCAACAAGGGAGTACGTACGAGTATACGACCTTACTTGCTACTTCTTACGACCTTACAATGGAGTACGTTGTAATTTTTATACCCCTCTTCCCCCTTCTTCTTCTCTGTTGCTACTTCTTACGTAGAAAAAATAGGCTCCCAACAAACTGGCCTCTTTTAGGGATGTTTCCTGCAGTCCTTAAAAACGTCCATAGAATTCATGATTATTTCATTGAAGTTATGGAAAATTCTCATTCTACTTTCTTTTTTAAGGGTCCTTGGTTCACCAACATGTACGTTTTGGCTACCGTTGATCCCGCCAACGTTAACCATGTGATGAGCAAGAACTTTGGGAATTATCCAAAGGGCTCCAAGTTGAAAGAAATGTTAGATATACTTGGAGATGGTGTTGCTAATTGTGATTCTCTTGTGTGGAAATACCATCGAAAAATAGCTCAATCTTTCTTTCATCATCCAAAGTTCCATGAGTTTTTGGTCAACAATACTTGGGATAAGTTGGAGAGTGGACTTATCCCCGTCCTTGATCATGCCTCTAAGAACTCTATCGAGGTTGACTTGCAAGATTTGTTTCAAAGATTCACATTTGATACAATATGCATCATTGCCATGGATCATGATCCGGGATCTCTATCAATCGATTCTCCTTTCATTCCATCGTCTAAAGCCTTGGATGACGTCGAAGAAGTGTTCTTCTCTCGCCATGCAGTGCCATCTTATGTTTGGAAGTTCAAGAGGTGGTTAGATATAGGAGATGAGAACAAGTATAGGAAAGCTTGGAAAATCCTCGATAACTTCATCTACAAATTCATAGCTTTGAAGAGAGAAACACTAAGTAAGGAAAAATCATCTATGGAAAATGAAGACGTCAATAATGAGGTGAGTACCGATCTACTAACGTTATATATAAAACAAGATGAAAATTATGAGGGTCCAATTGATTTTCAAAGTGAAAAGTTTTTAAGGGAtacaattttaaattatttcttaGCTGGACGCGACACGACTAGTGCTACGTTGTCTTGGTTCTTTTACCTCCTCTTTAAAAACCCACCAGTTGCTTCTAAGATCAAAAAAGAACTAGAAAATATAACAATAAATAGGGGGAACTTTAAAGAGGTGAGTAACAAGTTAGTGTATTTTCATAGTGCACTATGTGAGACTTTAAGATTATACCCTCCTGTTGTATTCGAGGTTAAGTCCCCTGTTGAGGCGGACATACTGCCAAGTGGTCACCATGTGAATCCTGATATGCAAATTATTTTCAATATGTATGCGATGGGAAGGATGAAATCTATATGGGGAGACGATTGTTATGAGTTTAAGCCAGAGAGATGGATATCAGAACAAGGAAAGATTAGACATGAGCCATCATACAAGTTTTTAGCCTTCAATGCTGGGCCAAGAACTTGCATAGGGAAAGACATGGCCTTTACACAAATGAAGATTATTGTCATTACCATAATTCAAAACTATGTCATAGAAGTTGTTGATGAGCATCGTGTTGTTCCAAGTATCTCTATGATTTTTCGCATGAAGTATGGGTTTAAAGTTAGAATACGTCGTTCTCGGTGATTAGTACCCCGATCGAATCGTATattgaataataattgtgtATGTTAATATATTAAGTAGTTATATATTTGATagaatattttatgtaatgaaAATGTTATTATGAGTAAATCTTTTCTATTACGTTTATAATACGTTAGTAAAAGTTTATTTGATTTAAGGAACTTAATTACGATGCGTAAGTTATATATCTTGCACTGAAGTGTTTTGACTCGAATGCCCATGGATTCggtttaaattattaaatttaaatttattatcaCCGTTACTATACGCAACTCTTATTTACTTTAACACACCCCTGTAAAAAACCAAAAATACTCTTTACTCTATTTTTCAATCTCTCCCGCAACTTGAATCTCTCTCTGAAGTGAAAGACTCTATACTCTCTCCCGCAATTTTCCGTTGGTTCGTAAAAATTGAAGAATAGAAATTAAGAATTGAAGAACGAAAATTGAATATCTCTCTGAAGTCGAAAGACTCTCAAACTCCTCATACTTTTGGTTTCGTCCGTTCGTGAAAATCGAAGAACAAAAAttgcactagaggaaaaaacatcataaaTTGCCCTTAAAgtaggcttataagttgcccttcatAAGTGCCATCTATGGGGGGGTCACTtttataaaattatcaaaagtttcccttaacaagggcaacttataagcttcacataagttgctagCTCTTGTTgtaaacaagggcaacttttgagtttttaaaaaaagaaaaaaagaaatctgcaatataattcctgatattctgcaatataatttctgattttaaaatataaaattctgcattatagtttatagaatactgtttcaccaaacatcaGCTTGATATTCctaaaaaatgatataaatttcaaatttttaataatattaccaaattaattcaaatgtaattaattaaatcgataaataacaaaataatgtaagagtcatagataactacaagcctgctctatttattacactgagggtagttcacaatcgttgaaataagtagcccacttgtctcgaacttcatccaactcctctttggtaaagggcatctcccttggagttttgaaaacctttaaaagaacaacgtacatgcaaaccactaaattaaattaagtttcacatgcgaaaacagaaattatattggtattttcgatcccaaatatcaacaaatgaacctaaggacactttctaaatctttttcatgattcatatgattagttatatgtttataagactcatttcaaataCGTTCTTAAACATCTATCCCTTTGAGTTTTTCATACCAACATCCCAAAACTGATTAGATATTATCAAAACTCTAAAATGTGTCTTTAAAATGTCTtctcaaccagtagtttgagtatttgagagttttgaaatatacatattaatttattcatgaaatgaaatgaattcttgtacaaatatgaATCATCTTAAAATATAAGATACGAGTATGTAATGTCCTTCCAGTGGATATTATGCTATGGtccagaaaaaccataaataacGTTATTAGCTATATTATACCTCCAAGTTGGACGATGATATTGTTATTTATCATGTATTTCCATGAAAATATATATGACCAAAGAAAGTTTGATCATTATTGATAGAAAACTACCATTTatgacctccagaagaaggtttATATATGTCCAATATGTATGGAAAAGTTTTGTAATATCATGTACAAGAAAATGTATTTACCTCAGGTGAAggtaaagtatttttatattaTGCATCGGGAAATTCGAAAACAAATGTATCGAATGAGATAGAGAAAAACACATGATGTTACgggtattattttcaaaacattggTGATATAAATATTCACCTCATCAGTTCAAGTGGAGAATTCAAGATTCAGGTTAAGCTTTGGAGAATCAATTTTCAAGGAACTCCGTGCTGCTACATTTGAGAAGATACTCAACAATATTGGATAGATTGCACAAGAAGATCTCAATTGATGTATTCATCAAGGAGAGAAATACGCGTtccactctttttcccttaaccatgattttgtcccactgggttttcttgataaggtttttaatgaggcaacaTCTCAAGCATATTATGAAGAACGATGTACTATTTTCCATTACTAGATATTTATCCCACGGGGTTTTCCCAGTGAGGTTTTAATGAgacttaggccctgtttagttcaccttatttcaggaccttattacttatttcagatctaatcagatcagatcagatcagaaaaaataagttcagatcagaccagattattattattattattgttatattattattattattattattattattattattattattattattattattattattattattattgttgttgttgttgttgttgttgttgttattaatttattattattattattatcattattattattattattattattattattattattggtatatgtttatatcattgttattatatttaatattttattactattattgctttaataaaaaataatgttgttgtcggtgcaattaaaatctatcaTTTAAagcataaaaaaacattaacaaaacattcaaattgatcatgtccaaattaaaaccattaagttcAGGttagaaacgatatgatcaggtcatgtccatatcagaactgatttttatagatcagaaccattatatatccagactagaactgataggatcagataatatccaaatcataactgacttgtacagatcatgtccagatcatgttcaaatctgcaaagatcttgtctacatcagaaccggtccttacagaaccaatatgttcagatcaaaaccgatttgtacagatcatgtccagatcagaatcgatatgtccaaattataacttgtctagatatcgactctgtacagattatgttcagattagaattgatctgcaaagatcatgtccagataagAACTAGTCTGTACATATCATGacctgatcagaactgatctgcacaaATCATGACCAGATTAGAACtaatctatacagatcatgaccagatcagaactgatttgtacaaatcatgaccagatcataactgatctgtacagatcatgtcctgatcagaactgatctatacagatcatgtccaaatcatgtctagatcagaactgaactgtacatatcatttccagatcagaattgatctgtacagatcatgtccagatcagaactgatctatacagatcatgtctagatcagaactgaactgtacatatcatgtccagatcagaactgatttgtacatatcatgtctagatcatgtctagatcataactaaactgtacatatcatgtatAGATCAGAACTactctgtacagatcatgtccagattagaactgatCATGTCCAGTTCATAACTtatatgtacaaatcatgtatagattagaaccgatctgtacatatcatatccagatcaaaacttatatgtctagatcataaccgatcaatctagatcatgtataggtctatctaatacggagtataaggaatacggagtagttaaatcatgagcaaagtcaagtaaataataacaatattataaatgtgtgtaacatttattttacacgtaagtcgtttaatattaataaatgtagatttttgtttaaacttaatttagaagaatcagatcagatcagaccagatcagatcagatcagatcagaccagaccagaccagatcagatcagatcagaaaaaataagttcagatcagatcagaccagaccagatcagatcaggagaaataaggtgaactaaacagggccttaatctttaataatggacatccaagggagagtgttatgaaatattatgtggatgcccattatacccatAGTATCTTTCTGGAATATTCTAGATATTAGGGTTTATTGTTCTCCAAGCAAACCCTATTATATtgtacggatatttcatgaaatgcccatgagttttgatgtaattcagcaaatgcccatcaagttccaataattcaccaaatgccccctgacaaatgacttaatacccaaaatacccttactaataacggtccgttagtccgccgttagtctAGTTtcatatttcaccaaatgccccttttTTTCAAACTACCCCTATTatcaaacttatttcaccaaatgccccaaacttagAAATATGTATTCTGAtgttccaacggctagtttttgatGCCCCAAAGTAGCCGTTGGTCTTGCTTGGCTATAAAAACCCATTTTCAGAATGTTTCTTGTCATGTAGATGTTGttttgctttgctttgctaatttcattagatttgtgtcatgagttttgtttccaaatcatcatccacacacaATGGTCCACATACATTAGAGTACCTAACCAAgtttgttattgtggtaggaaatttTCCATCCGAAGCTCCGATACAACgctcaatccacaaaggttgtactacaagtgtgatccttgcaacaatctaagatggtgcaagggagtagttgagcaagaaaacaGGGGGCAGCAAGGACAACTAAggggaagcttagacgaaggAGAAAATGCTGAAAACAGGGGAAGCCATAAGATGgaagaggaattgaagcaaatgaagaaaaagctaaaacatcaacaaaaagtaGTTAACGTTGTAATACAAATggggatattgatgtttgtaatcCTACTGTTTGTAATCATGAAGTAAACACAATTAATGAGTAATAATATCACATTTCATTAACTATTGTTGTTgcaaaatatgcacaaaatacCGAAATGGGAAGAAATTATGTTTAAGCTTCAAATACAAAACATTGCACCAACTAACTTTAATGTTGTTCTTAGCTTCAAAAACAAAACATTCAATATTTGCAAGATCAAAACATTTGTGCAAAAAACTACCCAAAAAAACTTATATGTTGACAGATCATTTCCCCCCTCAGGCTTGCTTGGATTTCTTGCCCTTTGGTGCTGCCTTGGAAGTGCTTGCACCATCAGAGGTTGTTTTCCTCTTATTTGTTGCAGCTCTCTGTTTTGGTGGTGCCTTGGAAGTGCCTGCACCAGACTTGCAGGTCCTTGCATTGTGGCCGATCTCCTTGCATTTGCTACACTTAACTGAAGTGTGCCTCTTCCTCTTTCTAGCTTCCATGGCACCCCTCCTTCTCTGTTTTTGAGGTCTTCCAGCACCCCTCTTGATCCCAGGTGGTTTAATAGTGGGCAGTGTGGATCCAGGCCACTGAGTAGGGTCAGCCATTGGGTGCATATGCTCTGCATATGCCTGTTTATAAGCAGCACccttgaaataagtggaaacaaAGTCCACAGGGTCAAGTCTCTGGTTGTAGATGACCCTCAAGCCATGTTTGCAGGGCATACCTAACCCCTGCCATACTCCACACCCACAGGTTCTGTTGTGTAGATTGACTGGGAACTTCACATTGCCATCCTTCACCTCAAACTCCCCACCACCACATGCAGTAGAGTAACAGAATCTGGATTCTGCACTTCTCAACTCTATTTCATGTTTGGCATAGTCTGTTAAGTGGTTAGGCTCCATGTTTGCTGCTTTATCAAACCTGACCCCAATTCTCTCCATGGACCACTCCCTTATGGCTGCAAATAAACACATAAGAACAGTCACTGAAACTTTGACAGAAACAGCAAATGAGAAGAAAAATAGAAGACTTTACCTTCAAA contains these protein-coding regions:
- the LOC130467351 gene encoding uncharacterized protein, coding for MERIGVRFDKAANMEPNHLTDYAKHEIELRSAESRFCYSTACGGGEFEVKDGNVKFPVNLHNRTCGCGVWQGLGMPCKHGLRVIYNQRLDPVDFVSTYFKGAAYKQAYAEHMHPMADPTQWPGSTLPTIKPPGIKRGAGRPQKQRRRGAMEARKRKRHTSVKCSKCKEIGHNARTCKSGAGTSKAPPKQRAATNKRKTTSDGASTSKAAPKGKKSKQA
- the LOC110778240 gene encoding alkane hydroxylase MAH1, whose amino-acid sequence is MVVPQQGSTYEYTTLLATSYDLTMEYVVIFIPLFPLLLLCCYFLRRKNRLPTNWPLLGMFPAVLKNVHRIHDYFIEVMENSHSTFFFKGPWFTNMYVLATVDPANVNHVMSKNFGNYPKGSKLKEMLDILGDGVANCDSLVWKYHRKIAQSFFHHPKFHEFLVNNTWDKLESGLIPVLDHASKNSIEVDLQDLFQRFTFDTICIIAMDHDPGSLSIDSPFIPSSKALDDVEEVFFSRHAVPSYVWKFKRWLDIGDENKYRKAWKILDNFIYKFIALKRETLSKEKSSMENEDVNNEVSTDLLTLYIKQDENYEGPIDFQSEKFLRDTILNYFLAGRDTTSATLSWFFYLLFKNPPVASKIKKELENITINRGNFKEVSNKLVYFHSALCETLRLYPPVVFEVKSPVEADILPSGHHVNPDMQIIFNMYAMGRMKSIWGDDCYEFKPERWISEQGKIRHEPSYKFLAFNAGPRTCIGKDMAFTQMKIIVITIIQNYVIEVVDEHRVVPSISMIFRMKYGFKVRIRRSR